In Citrus sinensis cultivar Valencia sweet orange chromosome 4, DVS_A1.0, whole genome shotgun sequence, one DNA window encodes the following:
- the LOC102606728 gene encoding uncharacterized protein LOC102606728 — protein sequence MALDMGMFETINPSRFITFTIPSPPLSHHNHHNDNHLLRVAVLDSPVQLSDSLAQPQVALMFVPKHREHDWIFSTESGHLQLLLSCHQFSRLILIGDEPTTDDSPDLPITTKHDSFDQKSLEDSVKPLVIALSRKFCFDKNGIYNVPLLSYEDNVVSSVVLEKCVGDFAGEMLVEDVEIESEGGCRKREFRRRLRFKRMPNLVQTEVKLVPEAAISLDSVKIGGKVRFRPHIGVLVHVYLVPMVASCALIGSYIGERIRFGFRPKALCVGVGGGALVSFLRTQLDFEVVGVEMDEVVLRVARQYFGLEDGEFLQVSVGDAIEFLEKLARQIVGKNPDSFGACSLKDGNFLDNSDRVDNKFDVIMVDLDSGDARNGTSAPPVEFVRKDVLLAARLILSDFGIFVMNVIPPNRSFYDMLIQEFRDVFQELYEIDVGNEENFVLIATGLSIVSSGSDCENAFGKKLRLLISGEYMDSIRKI from the coding sequence ATGGCTCTTGACATGGGCATGTTCGAAACCATAAACCCATCACGCTTCATCACCTTCACCATTCCAAGTCCCCCTCTCTCTCACCACAACCACCACAATGACAACCATCTCCTCCGAGTCGCTGTTCTCGATTCACCGGTTCAACTCAGCGACTCACTCGCCCAACCCCAAGTAGCTCTCATGTTCGTTCCCAAGCATCGGGAGCACGACTGGATCTTCTCGACGGAGTCGGGCCATCTCCAGCTTCTCCTCAGCTGCCACCAGTTCTCACGCCTCATATTAATTGGTGATGAACCCACCACCGACGACTCCCCCGATTTACCCATCACAACAAAACACGACTCTTTCGATCAGAAGAGTCTGGAGGACAGTGTGAAGCCTCTGGTAATTGCGCTGTCTCGGAAATTTTGCTTTGATAAAAATGGAATTTATAATGTACCCCTTTTGAGTTATGAAGACAATGTCGTTTCTAGTGTGGTTTTGGAGAAATGTGTTGGGGATTTTGCTGGTGAAATGCTTGTTGAAGATGTTGAGATAGAAAGCGAGGGTGGGTGTCGAAAGAGAGAGTTTAGGAGGAGATTGAGGTTTAAAAGAATGCCCAATTTAGTTCAAACTGAGGTTAAGCTTGTGCCTGAGGCGGCTATTTCCTTAGATTCGGTAAAAATTGGAGGAAAGGTACGGTTTAGGCCTCATATTGGAGTTTTGGTTCATGTATATTTGGTGCCAATGGTTGCTAGTTGTGCTTTGATTGGTTCTTATATTGGAGAGCGCATTCGGTTTGGGTTTAGGCCGAAAGCCTTGTGTGTCGGAGTTGGTGGAGGGGCTTTGGTTAGTTTTCTGAGAACCCAATTAGATTTTGAGGTTGTTGGAGTAGAAATGGATGAAGTAGTTTTGAGGGTTGCAAGGCAGTATTTTGGATTGGAAGATGGAGAGTTTCTTCAGGTTTCTGTTGGAGATGCTATAGAGTTCTTAGAGAAACTTGCTCGTCAAATTGTTGGGAAGAATCCAGATTCATTTGGTGCTTGTAGCCTAAAGGACGGTAATTTTTTGGATAACAGTGACAGAgtagataataaatttgatgTTATTATGGTTGATTTAGATTCTGGTGATGCTAGAAATGGTACAAGTGCTCCACCTGTGGAATTTGTGAGGAAAGATGTACTTTTGGCTGCTAGATTGATTCTTAGTGATTTTGGGATTTTTGTTATGAATGTGATTCCTCCGAACAGGTCGTTCTATGATATGTTGATACAGGAATTTCGGGACGTTTTTCAGGAGTTGTATGAAATTGATGTTGGAAATGAAGAGAATTTTGTACTTATTGCCACAGGGTTGTCTATTGTGTCCTCGGGTAGTGATTGTGAGAATGCCTTTGGTAAAAAGCTGAGACTATTGATTTCAGGAGAATACATGGATTCCATAAGGAAAATTTGA